The following are from one region of the Nostoc cf. commune SO-36 genome:
- the sfsA gene encoding DNA/RNA nuclease SfsA, producing the protein MIDWLYRYPPLYPGILLKRYKRFFADVQLTSGEIVTAHCPNTGPMTGVSTLQSAVQLSKSDNLNRKLAYTLELIQVHDNEPTWVGINTFLPNRVVKLALAKHLFSELGDYSQIKGEVVYGLDKKSRVDFFLTGSDEEPPIYLEVKNTTLSEGRLALFPDTETTRGQKHLRELMALLPLTRAVMLYFINRGDCIEFSPGDRTDPIYGKLLRDAIALGLEVLPCRFDISPEGIRYLGLAKLKI; encoded by the coding sequence ATGATAGATTGGCTTTACCGTTACCCGCCTTTGTATCCCGGTATTTTGCTCAAGCGTTACAAGCGGTTTTTTGCTGACGTTCAACTTACTTCTGGCGAAATAGTCACAGCGCACTGTCCCAATACAGGGCCAATGACTGGAGTATCGACTCTCCAAAGTGCGGTACAGCTTTCTAAAAGCGATAATCTTAACCGCAAATTGGCTTACACTTTAGAACTAATTCAGGTACATGACAACGAGCCGACTTGGGTAGGTATAAATACTTTTTTGCCCAATCGGGTAGTAAAGCTAGCTTTGGCGAAACACCTTTTCTCAGAACTGGGTGATTATAGCCAAATTAAGGGCGAGGTGGTTTATGGACTAGATAAAAAAAGTCGAGTGGATTTTTTCTTGACGGGGAGTGATGAGGAACCCCCGATTTATTTAGAAGTAAAAAATACAACTTTGTCTGAGGGTAGATTAGCGCTATTTCCTGACACGGAGACTACCAGAGGACAAAAGCACTTGCGAGAACTAATGGCGCTACTACCTCTAACTCGTGCGGTGATGCTTTACTTTATTAATCGCGGTGATTGTATCGAGTTCTCCCCTGGCGATCGCACAGATCCTATATATGGTAAATTATTGCGGGATGCGATCGCTCTCGGTTTAGAAGTCTTACCTTGCCGTTTTGACATTTCCCCCGAAGGTATCCGTTATTTGGGTTTGGCAAAACTAAAAATTTGA